Proteins from a single region of Bacteroidota bacterium:
- a CDS encoding DUF5110 domain-containing protein has translation VFVRGGAFIPTVEPVQSTSDYPNQDIMLTYYFDDAVKESNGFLYDDDGITPDAYAKGQYEILNFSSRLLDKGVEITVTSAPEENYPGQDRQMDLQVINIPEEPSDVQNGGEDVCFSWNPDRKSINTHFTLPAKGVTIITISWK, from the coding sequence GTGTTCGTCAGAGGAGGAGCTTTCATTCCCACGGTTGAGCCGGTACAGTCAACCAGCGACTATCCTAACCAGGATATTATGCTGACATACTACTTTGATGATGCCGTTAAGGAAAGCAATGGGTTCCTGTACGATGATGACGGAATAACTCCGGATGCATACGCTAAAGGCCAATATGAAATTCTCAATTTCAGCAGCCGCCTGTTGGATAAGGGTGTTGAGATCACAGTGACATCAGCACCGGAAGAAAACTATCCGGGCCAGGACCGTCAGATGGACCTTCAGGTTATTAATATTCCGGAAGAACCATCGGATGTGCAAAACGGCGGGGAAGATGTCTGTTTTTCCTGGAATCCTGATAGAAAAAGCATAAATACTCATTTCACACTTCCTGCAAAGGGAGTTACCATTATAACTATATCATGGAAATAG